The genomic window GGGTATGTGTCTTATAGGCAGTTATGGTTTCCGGTCGTCTTCGGGAAACCCCCTTATGTCCTGGTTTTCTGCCACAAGGTCGTTTTCTCTTTTTACGGGTAGGCTTGAGATAAGGTGGCGTCATGCCCGAAGGGGTAGTTGGGCTTGGTTTATCGCAGAGTCGGTCATACTTCTCTGCCTTCCCGGCCAGTATCAGGATGACTTGAATCGCATCCTCTCTGTTCATCTCCAGGATGGCTCGGGCTTCATCCCTGGTCATGAGCAAGAAGCCTCCGGAAATTTTTCTCAAGAGGATACAGGTAGAGTTCCTTCGTCTGGCCATGATACCGATAGGTATTGCCCCGTTTTGCACTGCCTTTGGTTTTTCCTACACGGAGCCAATTAGCTGCCTGATAGCAAGTGCCTTGAAATCGCGCGGTATCAACAAAGGTCTCCGCCAAATACACGGGATGTCCGTAGACAGCTTCCCAGTCATCTGACAAACGCTTGAGGGCAAGGGATAATACCTTGGATGCAAGGTGTTTGACCGTAACCCAGGGGGGAATGAGGAATCGCACGTTACTGGCAATTAAATGCAAGTGGGTGCGTTTGGTGGTCTCATCCCATCCGATGAAACGGTCACGGTCTTTGACCTTCCATGCTGCGCTTGCCCATCCAAGACAGGCAACGACCTGATTGCCGATATGTACGATGTGCCTGACGTGTTCTCCAACAAGCCGGGGACATCCGAGGTAGTGGTAGTGATAGAGGAGATAACCCCAGAGGTAACTCTCTTGAGGGTCTTTTACCACCTGGATCGTCGGGATTTCATACCCGGTGATAGTGCCTCCCAGTGTGCTTTTGACAAAAAGGGGTATCTGATCAAATATCTTAGGTTTCAGATTGTTTTTTGGTCGTATGCGGCCTGGAAGCGCTACCAGGCCCTGCTCTTCCAATCGCAGAAGGAGGTCTCGTGCCGCGTATTCTTTCAGCTTGCCATTGGGCTGCACCCAGTTCCAACTTTTGCAAAGTTCACGGGAAATATAACTCCGCCCTTTGAGAAAATAACTATCAATGAGCGCCTTGATAAAGGCTATATCGTCTGTATGCAGTTTCCGTGAACGGTATTGGAATAGTATTGGCTTCATAAACAGGTTCCTTTTCTCTGAAGCCTTTTATACCACAAATGGAAAACTGACGTCAGCTTTTTTTGTATCTTAACGCCCTGATGGTTAAAACGCCTTCTGGGTTTGCTTATAAAACCGCTTGTTAATTTTTCAAAGAACTAAAGTGTTACAAAAATTTATTCTTTGAACAAGTAAGGGGATTAACTATGAAAACTAAAACTATCTATGAAAAAGAAATTTTAAAAGACATACAAGATTTGCCTGAGCCTATGCAAGAGAAACTCGCTAAAATTATTCGTCTTCTCAAAAAAGAGTTTGTTCTGCCTGAACTCAAAAAAAAATCTGCAACAGAAGAATTCCTTTCTGTATGTGGAACATGGGAAGACGACAGAAGCATTGAGGAACAAATAAAGGTTATCTATTCGAGTAGAAAATCATCTACAAAAATGGAGAAGGTATTTTGAAATATCTTCTCGATACAAATACGTGTGTTTACTTGCTCAATGGTAATGAGATTCTCAAAAGGAAGGTTGCGTAAATCGGTGTTCATTCTTTATCGATATCTAATTGCGTACTGGCTGAATTATACTTTGGGGCTTATAATTCAAAGAGAGTTGAGGAAAATTTAGGGAGGATAGATTTATTTAAAAAGAATCTTTCTGTTTTGTTTGATAGCGAGGAATCCGCCAGACTCTTTGGAAAGATCAAAGCGGATTTAAGAACCAAAGGCACAATTATCGACGACTTTGACATTTTAATTGCCAGTATAGCTACTGCCAACAACCATATTTTAGTAACGAATAACACAGGCCATTTTGAAAGGATAGAAGGTTTAACGATACAGGATTGGTTAAGGAAGAATCCTTATTGACATCATCAATAGCTTTTTACTTTAATTGACCGTGACCAAAACGTGACCGACTTCATGAAAAAAGGCAGGACTCCACAGGAATCAGCAGGAAATGAAATTGTATCATAAGTTATTTTGTTGAAAAATATTACAGTTGTAAGAGACGCACTCCCAGCCACTTATAAAGAATAACAAAAAATGCAAATTTTTGCTTCACACGCAAGGGATCGGTGGTTCGAATTCACTATTGTCTAATTGCATAAGTTTCTTATAGTATTTCTTAGTTGCGAACCCCGAACTTCCCTTTTACGCCATACGAAAGGTTTGGCATTAGGCTGATAAGCTTCAATGAATTCCGCTATTGCAGTTCTCAGGTGCTCTATACTCTTGAAGCTGGCGTTCTTCAAGGCTTTTCTGGAGAGAATGCCAAACCATATCTCTACCTGATTGAGCCAGCTTGCAGAAGTCGGAGTAAAATGGAACTTAACATTCGGATGTGCTGCCAGCCACCCCTCATTTCGTTTGTGAATGCAGTAGTTGTCAAGGATGACATGGACTTCTTTCTTGTCGCTCTCCGGCAAATCCAAAAGGAGTTGATCCATAAATGCCAGGAATTCTACGCGTCTTTTTAATTCTGTTGTTTGTGTATGAATAGCCCCCGTTGCTACATTGAGCGCTGCAAACAGGTTCAGTGTTCCGTGACGTTTATAGGTGCTTTTAAGTCCACGCACAATTTTTTTGTTACTGGTACATACAGAACCTGTTGTCCGCTCCAAGGCCTGAATGCTTGGCTTTTCGTCAACGGAAATCACCAAGGCGTTTTCTGCAGGAGCAAGGTATAAGCCACCTATATCAGCCGCTTTTGGCCCAAACTCCGGGTCGGTGCTGACACACCAGCTTCTTTGCCGGGCAAGACAAATGCCTTCTTTGCGAAGAACACGCCAGACAGTGTCGTCTGATGCTCCCAAGTAGCGTGAAAGAGAGGGGCCATCCCACTTTGATTGTCCTTTTGGCGACGGTAGCTCTACTGTTTTCAATACCCGCGTACGGAACTCCTTATCATATTTCGGAGGTTTGCCAGTGCGAGGCAGATCGTACAAGCCTTTTATCCCGCTTGTTATAAAACGTTTCCTCCATTCTATAACAGTATTTTGTGATGTCCCTATATCTCTGGCCACCTTTTGCACCTGTTCCCCCGCAAGTAACTTTTTAATGATTCTGGCGCGCTCAACAAGCCGACACTCCATGCTCCGACTATTGACCCACTCATATAGAGTCTGCCAATCACTCTCGGAACAATAGGGTATTGGTGCTTTTCTTGCCATTGTAGTCCCCCTTTGTTAAGGGGGAATTGGTTGTGGCTGTGCTGCGTTATGAAATGATGAATGATCCTACCGAAACGAAAATACCAATGCAAGACATTTTTCATAACAGTTTATTGGTGGAATTGGTGCACTCTGTGGCTTTCGCAATTTATTACAAAACTATGATTGTGTGTGCAATGGTTACAGAATGGTTATGTTACAAAAAGTAGCGGCTCTGTTTTGGTCTTTATTGCAGGGAATTGAGCAACTTTATCTGGGACATCCTCAGGAAATGTTACCATTGGTTATGTTGCTCTTTATAGAGATGTCCGCTAATCATACTTTTTTTAACGATCACAACATTAATCTGTGTATAGCGTTATAACTCCAAGACAAAATGGGATGCTTTTTTATGGTTCGTGGCATACTATCTGCTCTTTGCTTAAGGGCAGTGGCAAAGCATTCAAGGCATCGTATTTTATTTATCTACGGGTCACTTTTTATTGTGTTTTTGCTGGTGATCCACTCATTGAAAGAGAATCTGGACGTATATTTTTCTTGATATGATAAAGAAGAAGGAGGAAAAATAGAGAATGGAATTCGCACTCCGGGTGTACCTAAAAGATCTAAAAAAAATATCTCCGCTTACTATGGAAGAAGAACGAATGTTATTTGAAAAGATTAACGGTGGTGATTTACAAGCACGGGAGTCTATTGTAACGGCATATCTTCCCCTGGTGATAAAGATTGCCAGTAGATTTGTTTACTATGGAACCTCCCTCTTGGATTTGATTGGCGAAGGGAATATTGGACTTATCCGGGCAATGGAAAGGTTTGACTATACACTCGGTCAACGATTTGGCACGTATGCTTCGTGGTGGATTAAATGGACTATCCAGCGCGCCTTGATTAATAATTCCAAGACTGTACACATTCCCATTTATATGGCGGATCGGGTCTCTAAGTGGAAAAAGACATCATCAAGGTTAACAAATACTCTTCGTAGATTACCGGATCGGAATGAAATTGCACAAGCGTTGAATCTTAATGAAAAACAGGCTCAATGGGTTGAACGGGCGGTGATGCATACCTATACTCTGGCTGAAACGAGTTTGAAACCAGATGATTCGTCAGAACTAAGTGAGCAATTTTTTGATAAGAACACAAAAATGCCTGATGAGGAGTTGATTGAAACTCATGATAGGAAAAAATTGATAAGACTGCTTG from Candidatus Brocadia sp. includes these protein-coding regions:
- a CDS encoding RNA polymerase sigma factor RpoD/SigA, which produces MEFALRVYLKDLKKISPLTMEEERMLFEKINGGDLQARESIVTAYLPLVIKIASRFVYYGTSLLDLIGEGNIGLIRAMERFDYTLGQRFGTYASWWIKWTIQRALINNSKTVHIPIYMADRVSKWKKTSSRLTNTLRRLPDRNEIAQALNLNEKQAQWVERAVMHTYTLAETSLKPDDSSELSEQFFDKNTKMPDEELIETHDRKKLIRLLETIDCQEAKVLKMRYGFDNAEPMTLREISKKLNISREWVRKIEKKALSRLGQLMNCREQSINKKSMLKNAC
- a CDS encoding IS630 family transposase, with protein sequence MARKAPIPYCSESDWQTLYEWVNSRSMECRLVERARIIKKLLAGEQVQKVARDIGTSQNTVIEWRKRFITSGIKGLYDLPRTGKPPKYDKEFRTRVLKTVELPSPKGQSKWDGPSLSRYLGASDDTVWRVLRKEGICLARQRSWCVSTDPEFGPKAADIGGLYLAPAENALVISVDEKPSIQALERTTGSVCTSNKKIVRGLKSTYKRHGTLNLFAALNVATGAIHTQTTELKRRVEFLAFMDQLLLDLPESDKKEVHVILDNYCIHKRNEGWLAAHPNVKFHFTPTSASWLNQVEIWFGILSRKALKNASFKSIEHLRTAIAEFIEAYQPNAKPFVWRKREVRGSQLRNTIRNLCN
- a CDS encoding DUF4338 domain-containing protein, which codes for MKPILFQYRSRKLHTDDIAFIKALIDSYFLKGRSYISRELCKSWNWVQPNGKLKEYAARDLLLRLEEQGLVALPGRIRPKNNLKPKIFDQIPLFVKSTLGGTITGYEIPTIQVVKDPQESYLWGYLLYHYHYLGCPRLVGEHVRHIVHIGNQVVACLGWASAAWKVKDRDRFIGWDETTKRTHLHLIASNVRFLIPPWVTVKHLASKVLSLALKRLSDDWEAVYGHPVYLAETFVDTARFQGTCYQAANWLRVGKTKGSAKRGNTYRYHGQTKELYLYPLEKNFRRLLAHDQG